Genomic DNA from Mobula birostris isolate sMobBir1 chromosome 18, sMobBir1.hap1, whole genome shotgun sequence:
ATTGCGTGGTGAATAAATGGCAACTGGGGAATCCAAAAGGATCATTTTAATTTTTCAGAGTGTCTCTAAACAAATGTAATGTGTTGTGACTGTACCAGATTGAAAACTTTACAATGAATCTGGACCTTTGAAGCACAAAGAAAGATTTCTCAGATCTCTTGTTCTTGGTCTCAGTAGTTATTGTTTGCAAGGATCCGAGGAATTGAGAAAGCATCACATCAAGAGTGGGGAAACGTGCTCTACTGGCTTTGTTGTGAGTGTGAATTATACAAAGGCGTGACTATGAAAGTGGAAGCATGGATGAATGCAGTTCTGAGCCTGTCTCCTGATAGCAGTGATCTGGTTAGGCTGAGATTGCTTGAGACCCTGCAAGAACTGGGGCAGACCAAACGCAAAAGGGTTCTCCAATTCCTTCACAAGTTTCTTATGGAGCACCAGAATTTGCCCTTGTTACAGCGCACAACAATACTGAAGAGTATTATACTAATTGTGAAGGGCAACGCTGGGCACTTAAGCCGCCCACTATTCAAAAAACTAATTGTAATGGCTTTGGTGGAAATATCCAAAATAAGCATAAACGATGCTCACAGAGAGACAGCAAGTAAACTTTTGCTAGCTCTGGGCTCCAGTTTCCCAAATGAAGTCTTCATGGAACTGCAATCAATGATTCAACAACAGACCCCAACTTATTTCTATGCCATCTTAACGCTGGCAAACTTGTGTTCTGAAAATGTGCACGCTGTGGTCCCTTTGTTGAAGCCAGTGTTGGAAAGTATCCTCAATTTAGTGCATGTGGAAACATGTCGAAGAATGCAGTGGGTCATCTGCTATGCCTTGGGCTATATAAGCAGGAGCATTTTCTTTTACGCTTCAGATCCTAACCTGCCAATGAGGAAGATGTATGTCAGCGAGCTTTCCCGTGCTTATGATATTCTTTTCCACTCCTGGTTGAACTCCAGTGACCCTAAGATGACCATAGGGGTAGTGAAAGCAATAGGCCAGATTGTTTATCTGCTTCCCAGTGACAAAATAGAGAATGAGTTGCCCAATTTAATTCCAACCCTCCTGTCCTTGTACCAAAAGTCGTACAGTGATATCTCCCTCACTAAGGTCCTCTGTGGAATACTGTTTACTGCCCTGGAAAGGAACAGCAAGATGCTGCTGCCCCACCTGGAGACCCTCTTCATCACGTTACATCGTCAAATCTGCATTACAATGGATCGAACCCCCAACCCCTTGTCAGAAAGTCTTCAGGATAAGATCCTTTGTTGCTTTCAGGTTCTAACTTCAGCTTTTGCAGAAGAAATAATAGGGTTCCTTCTGCCACAGCTGGAAATCCCCAATGAGCAAACTCAGCTGGGAACTTTGGCTGTGTTGAACTACCTGATCGATACTGTTCCTTCTTACATGGACGGGCACAAGAGTCAGATTATGAACAGCATGACACTGCCTGTTTTAAGAAACAACAACGAGGTGAAGGGTTTTCTCAGCAAGCTAATATATACAATGGCCAGTCGCAATTACCTGGAACTGGAAGGAGGAGTGGAGGTGATCCGATTTATAATTGAACAATGTGCACTTCCCACAGGAGAGGACAAGCGATGTCATGAGTCCAAGCAAAGCTCAAAGGGGCGCAACAGTATGGTGACAGACGGAGAATTAATGAACCTCTATGAAAGATTACTGGGAAAATTGACTACAACATTAATGATTGACAATATTCTCTGGCCATTGCTATTGGAGTTTGTTATCCCAGCAAAGTACACTAACGCTTTGGCTGCAGTCTGTAGTTCCTTGGCGTATCTTGGGAGCAAAAAACAGCAAGCTGAGGAAACTGAGTTTGTTTTAAATTATGAAGAACACACCAATCTTCCAAACCGCCAGGCTTTACTGATTCGGTTGTTGGCCGTGTCATCTTCCCCGTATGAGGGTGGACATCGAGGTGCTCCTGCTCTGTCCCTACTATGGGTCCTGGGCATTAATATTCACCCAgcggctgtgagagtgtgggacaaAGAACTTCCAAATTTGGTTCGTTATTTGCAGGAAATTTCAGAGGACGATCTGCTCCAATATCAATGGGAACAGAAACTACTTCAGGTTTTGTCCCAGACCCTGGGGGAGATAGAAGATGAAGTCTGGATTATCCAGCTGAGTGAGGTGGTGACAAAGCAGATCCACAGATGCCAATGTTCTCCGCAGCAGAAGGGGTTTCTGTTCAAGTGCCTTGGGATAGTGCTGCAGCTGACGCAGAGCCAGGAAGTGGTAAGGAAAAAACTGCAAGTGATGTTGCAAATTGTTGAACATGACAAAGATTTAGAAAGAGAAGGTGTAGCTACTGGAATTGGCTACTGTGCCCAAACTCACTTAGATATAACCCTGGCTATATTGAAAAATTGTTCAAAACTGAATATTTTTAAGAAAACTGCAAGTTTCTATCAGATCATGAAGGACCAAGGCAGTCTTGAAATAATGAATGTGAAAAGTACACTTATTTTGTGCTACGGATATTTAATCCAACATTGTCCCAAGGAGATTATTTTGCCTAGAATAGAGGCAGATATTTTACAGAACGTATTGAACCACTTCAACATAAAACTTTTGGGAATGAAAATTCATGTCAAAGACTCAACAATGAAGTTAAGTCTGATAAAGGCTATCACACTTATAGCCAGAGCATTCCAGCACATGGAAGGGCAAACTGCCTACAAGATGACCAGAAAAATGGAGCTACTGGCCTACATGCAAGAGTTCATCAAGGCTGAGCCCACTGACTCAATGACAACTTATGTTCGAAAGACTGCTATGGATGCATGTGCCTGCCTTTTAATGGTAGAACCTTTTTCTGTATTAAATAGTCATGGTGACTTGGTTAAGTCATGCCTGAACAGTATTTTCAGCTTGCCACCTTTGGAGGGTAGTGAAAGCAGAGATAAGATTAAGAGgcaggagatttacaaagaaacACTGGTATCTCTGGAGGATCTCCTGAAGCAACTTCTACTTCTGGATTTGTCACCCAATGGTCTTCAATATCTCTTTAAATTCCTGATAGTTTGGATAGAATCCAGGAAGAACTATGAACGAGAAAATTCCTTGATGATCACTTTGCATCTCCTGACATATTACCTGGATACGGGTGTCATTAATGATAAAGTTCCGTCCCAGAATTTTGTGGCTATTACTGGATATATAGTGGTTCGATGCTCGGATCCATCAGTTACTGTAAGGGAGATGGCCATTGACTGTCTGTATATACTGCTTCACTTGCAGCTACAGTTTGAAGGGTTTCATATGGACCACAAATATAATGAAGTGGAACAACTGAAGACCATTAAGAATGGACTAAAGCACGCCAATTTTGAGACACTCTATCAGGTATATATAGATCTTGGAACAGTCCTGTCCAACTGTGTGCCCCATGATCAAGTAAATACACTACTGCTGACTGTTTCTGAAGGACTTACTGACGAGCAATTGAATAGTTCCTTCGTGGCTTCTGTTGTCATAAATGTCCTCATTAGGAAATGTGGAACCATCCTTACTGACATTCCAGGAATAATCAAAGTTCTGTACCGTCAACTGCAGTTGATTACACAGCCACAAATAGCACACTTTGTGACATATTCTATTTCCATTCTAGCTTCACAAAATGTGCCAATGGTTTTGCCCCATCTCCTCAAATACCAAATTCCATTTCAGACACATATGGTTGATATATGGAGATCCTTACTGACTGATAATGCACTAGCCGTGACATCCATTAAGTACCTTCTCAATAACTTAAAGCTGATGTATGATGACAACAGTGAATCTCTGCTTCATGAAATGGTGTTCACCAGGCATCAGCCATTAGCTGTTGTTCATGCCCTTCATGCAATGATATGCTGTCCCGGGTCCAAGAGCACAATAAACATTCTGTTTCCCCAGctcttctgtgttattctgctttACTTCAGTTCCAGTGTCCAGTTGTGCCCCAGGAATTTTCTGAGAATTCCAAAACAAGAGAAATCCTTCACCTCATCGGATGAATCTGCAAGCACAGATATTTGCAATTATGCTGTTGAAATACTTCAAGCTATCCTGAGAAGCGTGAAGTGCGACAATGCCTACATTACAGCAGGGAACGGCTGGGACCTGATGAAGAGTCCGGGGAGGCACCATGAGGGGATTATGCTGCTGGCCCGCACGATGTCAGTGTGTGCCGCCCCTCACCTCATCGCTATTGTGGAGCAGCTCATTCCTTTCCTTGCTAATATTCAGGAGAGCCAGAGGATTGCTGCGGTTGCATTTTTTGCTGAGCTTTTAAATCATGCAGTGGTATTGGACTTATCACTTGCAGACACCCTGGTGGGAAGCTTACTCCGGAGTTTGATTGACACTTCTCCCACTATTCAGGGACTCGCGATAAGGGGTTTAGGAAATACTGCGACAGGAGCAGCCCAAAACATAGCAAAATACTCCCGCAAGTTGTTACCTGTATTCGTTGCGGTGATACACAAGTACTGGAAATCCAATCATCTCATGGCAATTGAGGCCATGGCAAGCATTTTCAAGGTCCTAGATTCACAGCAAGAGCATTTTGAAGACTCCATTCTGATTGACGTAGCTCTTACAATTGAGCCTTTATTGGAAAATGAACATGAAAAAATGAGAGCCTCTGCATtcaaagttcttgggaaactagtGCAATTTGGGAGCGGTGAGAGGAACCCTGCGCTGGCAGAACACCTTCATCCAACCCTGATCAGCTTGTTGCTGCACCTCAGCGACGAGAGCCCTGAGGTGGTCAGTGCCTGCAAGTCAGTGCTGAAGCTGATGGGTCCAGTCACCGAGTCAGACAACCTAAGTAAAATCTTTCAAGAGCTCTCACCGGAGGCCGCCACACTGGACTATGAGGTATACTTGAGCAAAGTGTGCAGGCACATCAGTGAAGATTTGCCCGACAGGGCAATTTGCTACATACTGAGTTGTACTGCCTTCTTCACGAATCCCCGACCGGAGATCAGAGAAAACGCTGTCACGTTGATAGGATTTCTCATGTACCACGCAGCAGCGGGGTTTGCTCTGCAGTTCTCCGCAGATTCCGCTTGCAAAAAGATATGTGCTCTGCTGTCTGATCCAGTGAGGAGCGTCCGAATTAAAGCCACTGTAGCAATACGGCATCTCTACATGTACTGAGGATGATCAGAACACAGACACTGTGAGGTGCACTGTTGAAAATAGAGGTGAAGGAGATTGCTTCTCCATCCAAGAAGACCTCTACATGAAAACTATCTGCTTTTAAATACTTCTGcacaattttactgaaaggacTCGCCCTACAAAAGCTGCAAGATCACTGTTGAAACAAAGTGAATttatttgcaaatactatttTAATTAAATAATAAATGTTTTGTTTTCTGCCTTTTAAAGTATTTGTTTCACTTTTGACCATTTGTTTtctctctcattccctccctctcttcttgtcCCTTCCTATTTCCCAGTCACGCCAGGTCAATTATCTGCCATCTCAACCTTCTTGATCTCCTGACTCAAGCTCTGTGCATAAATTATGACAGCAGAGAAAGAGGCCATCCTGTCTCTCATTCTTGTGCTGGCCCTTTTAAGGAGCTAACCTGACTCTCCTGATTTTCCCTCCAGAGCCTTGTAATTTTCCTCATGCTGCCAAATCCCAATCCCTTCTTCCAAAATGCATGACTTTATTAGGCATTGCTGCTGCATTACTTCAATTATGCATTATTGCTGCATTACTTCATTGTATTCATTTCCCTCTGCTACTAGCCCAGTTATCCTGCTCCTCCTCGACCTGTGGCTACTATTTGTCTGTCACACTGCAACAACTCCCTTCCCCCAGATTTGATATAACTGACAAACTTGCAATTTTTATCGGTTTTACCATATCCAAGTCAGTTCAAGGTATGAAAACAAAGGATTGATTTGAGCACTGACTCCTGGGGAATAACATAACTTGATTACCAGCAACCATCATGCTTAAGCTGAAGAAATACTTGCGAGTAGGAAGGGCACAGATTGTCCCCTGAGTCTGTCACTAAGGGAAtattatgctttgtaacttcaaacaattaaagtaattcaaaagaaaacaaactagcATGGACTAGGGAATATGCATCACTGCCAGACTTGGTTTGTGGTAGGTAGTGAATAATACAACACAAGCAATAATCTTGCAGTACCTAATCTCCTAATGTGTAGCAGATGCGGCTGCAGAAGTGACCACCACACAGTGGGGACAAAGTTCCTTtgtcactgagcaccatctccatCACTTTAGATGAGCTGAATGCAACAGACTGAGTAGATTCTTGTGGACAGACATTACAATCCCTGCGTCATTACAGTCAGACTATCAAGCCGTGAGGAATCCAGAAGAACATGCCAAAAGTAACATCAAGAATACACATTTCAATGCACAAACTATCATAGGAAAGGTGGgtgagttcagggcatggatcaacacccggaattatgacgttgtggccattagtgagacttggttgcaggagaggccGGACCAGCAGATCAATATTCCAGGGTtacgttgttttagacatgacagagtgggagggattaaaggaggagggatggtattactagtcagggaaaatgtcacagctgtACCCTGTTAGAACAGTCTGGAGAACTCGTttagtgaggtgttatgggtgaaactgagaaataagaaaggtatgacatgagaggcattgatcgtctggatagtcagaggctttttcgcagggctgatatggctagcatgagagggcacagtcttaaggtgcttggaagtaggtacagaggagatttcggggtaagttttttacacagagagtggtgagtgctttgaatgggctgctggcgatggtggtggagacggatacaacagggtcttttaagagactcctggacaggtacacagagcctaagaatagagggctatgggtaacactaggtaatttctaaggtaaggacaggtTCGGCgctgctttgtgggccgaagagcctgtattgtgctgtaggttttctatgttctatgttctgtgttagtGGGGATATATTACAGACACCCAATAGTCCCAGGGATTTAGGAACAAATTTGTACAGAGACTGCAGACTGTTTCAAAAAACATAAGGTTATTATAATAGGTGATTtttaaactttccacatattgattgggaatcGCATacagtaaaaggactagatggcacagagtttatcaaatgtgttcaggaaagtttccttaatcagtacatagaagtcccaaagaGACagcatgcaatattggatctgtTATTAGGGAATGAGGTAGGACAGGTgagagaagtttgtgtaggggaacactttgcatctagtgaccacaGTGCCATTagtatcaaagtaaatatgcagaaCGATAGATCTggtccacgggttgagattctcaattagagaaaggccagttttgatgatACCAGAAATGACCTggaaatgtggattgggacaggctgttttctgtacttggtaagtgggaggccttcaaaaatgacattttgagagtacaaagcttgtatgtccctgtcagaataaaaagtaaagataacaggcatagggaaccttggttttcaagagatattgaggccctggttaagagccaaaagcaggtataggcaggtgggAACAAATGAAATgcaagaaggtttcctgacacaatatgtatataaatctacaagaggagaggctgtacttgatcttgtattgggaaatgaacctggtcaggtgtcgggTCTCTCAGtaagagagcattttggagttagtgatcacaattctatctcctttaccaaggcattggagaggaataggaacagacaagttaggaaagtgtttaaatggagcaggggaaatatgaagctatcaggcaggaacctggaagcataaattgggaacagatgttctcagggaaatgtacagcagaaatgtggcaaatgttcaggggatatttgcgtggcgtgctgcataagtatgttccaatgagacagggaaagtacagtagggtacaggaaccgtggtttacaaaggctgttgtaaatctagtcaagaagaaaagaagagcttacgaaaggttcaaaaaactaggtagtgatagagatctagaagattataaggctagcaggaaggaacttaagaatgaaattaggagttccagaaggggccatgagaaggccttggtgagtaggattaaagaaaaccccaaagctttctacaagcatgtgaagagcaagaggataagacatgagagaataggaccaatcaagtgtgacagtggaaaagtgtgtatgaaaccggaggagatagctgaggtacttaatgaatactttgcttcagtattcactacagaagaggattttggcaattgtagggatgatttaccgtggattgaaaagcttgagcacatagactttaagaaagaggatgtgctggagcttttgaaagcatcaagttagataagtctccaggaccggacaagatgaggctactgtgggaggcgaaggaggagattgctgagcttctggcaatgatctttgcatcaccaatgaggacgggggaggttctggaggattggaggtttgcagatgttgttcccttattcaagaaagggagtagagatagcccaggaaattatagaccagtgagtcttacttcagtggttgctaagttgatggagaagatcctgagaggcaggacttatgaacatttggagaggcataatatgattaggagtagtcagcatggctttgtcaaaggcaagtcgtgccttacgagcctgattgaattttttgaggatgtgactaaacacgatgatgaaggtagagccatagatgtagtgcatatggatttcagcaaggcatttggtaaggtaccccatgcaaggcttactgagaaagtaaggagacataggatccaaggggaccttgctttgtggatccagaattgacttgcccacagaaggcaatgaatagttgtagacagatcatattctgcatggaggtcagtgactagtggtatgcctcagggatctgttctgggaccccttctctttgtgatttttataaatgaccagaatgaggaagtggagggatgggttagtaaatttgctgatgacacaacggttggacgtgctgtggatagtgtggagggctgtcagaggttacagcagaacatcgatagaatgcaaaactgggctgagaagtggcagatggagttcaaccattttggtaggtcaaatatgatggcagaatatattattaatggtaagactattggcagtgtggaggatcagagggatcttggggtccgggtccataggacactcaaagcagctgcgcagattgactctgtggttaagaaggcatatggtgcattagccttcatcaatcatgggattgagtttaagagccgagagataatgttgcagctatataggaccctggtcagacccccacttggagtactgtgctcagatctggtcacctcactgcaggaaagacatggaaactatagaaagggtgcataggagatttacaagaatgttgcctggattggggaacatgccttataagaataggttgagtgaactcagccttttctccttggagcgacggaggatgagaggtgacctgatagagttgtataagatgatgagaggcattgatcgcgtggatagtcagaggctttttaccagggccgagatggctagcacaagagggcatagttttaaggtgtttggaagtaggtacagaggagatgtcagggttaagttttttacacagagagtggtaagtgcgtggaatgggcagccgacggtggtggaggcagatacaatagggtcttttaagagtctcctggataggtacatggagcttagaaaaataaatggctatgggtaaccctaggtaatttctaaagtaagtacatttttGGCaaggctttgtgggccgaagggcctgtattgtgctgtagtttttctatgttatattttttagaatgtagaagattgagaggagatttgatagcagtatacaaaattatgagggatataaagTAAGTGCAAGCGGGTTTttctcactgaggttgggtgtgactacCACCAGAGGTCATGGGCAATGGGTGAAAGTGAAAAGGGGAACAtcaggggaaacctcttcactcagagggttgtgagagtgtggaatgagctgccagcatgtgGTACATGCGAGCtttattttaatgtttaagagaagtttggataggtaaatggacagtagggatatagagggctatggtcccggagcaggtcaatgggagtaggcagtttaaatagtttcagcatggactagatgggttgtgacctgtttctgtgctctactttCAGTGATTTGTGACTGAACATGAGGGGCTAAGCTGGAGAAGTTACAAAACAAAACTATATGTTGTTAAACAGCCAACATCATTTAACAGAACGAAGACATTGCGGACCAAATGGTGTTCTTCAGTGCTGTCCTGTTCCATAAGTGAACTCAGATCAAAGCTCTGCCACCACCCCACATCCGGTGGAGGCAAACACTAATCGCAGGAGGATGCTCCATCATCTCCAGAGAGAAGATGAGCTATGAATGCTGAAAGATGATGTTCTGTATGAGTAATACTGCACATTGAAACAAGCACCATCCTGCACCAAGTCTGGCAGATCTAGCTGCGGCAGATGCTCACCTTGCCTGAATCGCTGAATCTGGCAAGTTATCTCTGCTGGGAGTCTAGACCAGATGAAAGGTCTGGActcgaaacatcagctgtttatctcCCTCCGCCGATCCTGCCTGATCCACTGACTTCCTCTAGCACATTGTTTTTGCTGAGAACTAACGTGATTGTTTCCTTAGAAGTCATGTCCCTTAGAAGATCAGAGATAAGTGCTATTGCACCTCTAATCTGTCAGAGGAAATGGTGGAGGCAGCGACAAACAGAACTTGTAGCTGACATTTCGGACTGGATATAAAATGTATATACTGTAGGCCTAATGCTGGCAAAGCTGTTAGCGTCGTTGGGCATTAGAGTCAGTATGGTGCAGATGACTCAATTCAGTGCTGTAGAATTCTGTACTTCCAGGACTCCCTTTTCTACCAACTACACCACCAGGCAAAAGGCTGGGCACCCCCTCACTGCTGACAAATGTCAGGATTCAGCTGATGGTTGTGGCAAGGCTCTCCTCTGCCTTCCAGACCGGCCTGCACCAAGCTTCCCTTCCATGGTGAGAGCAGGCCCCAGGATTCTTCTCCCCTCCAATGCCGGCATCTTCCATCAAACAGGGTTATTCCCTAATATGAAGTCTGAGACTCTTTGGCAATCCCAAACCCAGGACTTCTGCTGTGGTTACCAGGCTCTGGGCAGCTACTCAGAGGCTCCTCCAGATGATAAGCCAGAACCGAATGAGCAGCTGAAGAGGGAAGaagaggggtcagcagtggaggaGGTAGGTGGGAGGAAAGAGGGATGGTGGCCCTACGGGGTTCCAGAAGAGCAGGGGAGGGAAGGAAAGGAGAGGGCTAGTGAAGAAtcagaggagaggagaagggatAGGAAGAAGGGGGTGAGGGTTGGGAGAAAGAAGTGAATAGAGGGTGGGAGGATGGAGACAGGGATAACAAGGGCACAGCTCTGGTTATTTCCTCTCACATAATCATTGGCAGTGGGAAGAGATACTATCCTGGGAGTCCGATCTGATGACGGGCAGGACTGAGGCAGCCATTGTTGCTCATTGC
This window encodes:
- the LOC140212243 gene encoding maestro heat-like repeat-containing protein family member 1, coding for MKVEAWMNAVLSLSPDSSDLVRLRLLETLQELGQTKRKRVLQFLHKFLMEHQNLPLLQRTTILKSIILIVKGNAGHLSRPLFKKLIVMALVEISKISINDAHRETASKLLLALGSSFPNEVFMELQSMIQQQTPTYFYAILTLANLCSENVHAVVPLLKPVLESILNLVHVETCRRMQWVICYALGYISRSIFFYASDPNLPMRKMYVSELSRAYDILFHSWLNSSDPKMTIGVVKAIGQIVYLLPSDKIENELPNLIPTLLSLYQKSYSDISLTKVLCGILFTALERNSKMLLPHLETLFITLHRQICITMDRTPNPLSESLQDKILCCFQVLTSAFAEEIIGFLLPQLEIPNEQTQLGTLAVLNYLIDTVPSYMDGHKSQIMNSMTLPVLRNNNEVKGFLSKLIYTMASRNYLELEGGVEVIRFIIEQCALPTGEDKRCHESKQSSKGRNSMVTDGELMNLYERLLGKLTTTLMIDNILWPLLLEFVIPAKYTNALAAVCSSLAYLGSKKQQAEETEFVLNYEEHTNLPNRQALLIRLLAVSSSPYEGGHRGAPALSLLWVLGINIHPAAVRVWDKELPNLVRYLQEISEDDLLQYQWEQKLLQVLSQTLGEIEDEVWIIQLSEVVTKQIHRCQCSPQQKGFLFKCLGIVLQLTQSQEVVRKKLQVMLQIVEHDKDLEREGVATGIGYCAQTHLDITLAILKNCSKLNIFKKTASFYQIMKDQGSLEIMNVKSTLILCYGYLIQHCPKEIILPRIEADILQNVLNHFNIKLLGMKIHVKDSTMKLSLIKAITLIARAFQHMEGQTAYKMTRKMELLAYMQEFIKAEPTDSMTTYVRKTAMDACACLLMVEPFSVLNSHGDLVKSCLNSIFSLPPLEGSESRDKIKRQEIYKETLVSLEDLLKQLLLLDLSPNGLQYLFKFLIVWIESRKNYERENSLMITLHLLTYYLDTGVINDKVPSQNFVAITGYIVVRCSDPSVTVREMAIDCLYILLHLQLQFEGFHMDHKYNEVEQLKTIKNGLKHANFETLYQVYIDLGTVLSNCVPHDQVNTLLLTVSEGLTDEQLNSSFVASVVINVLIRKCGTILTDIPGIIKVLYRQLQLITQPQIAHFVTYSISILASQNVPMVLPHLLKYQIPFQTHMVDIWRSLLTDNALAVTSIKYLLNNLKLMYDDNSESLLHEMVFTRHQPLAVVHALHAMICCPGSKSTINILFPQLFCVILLYFSSSVQLCPRNFLRIPKQEKSFTSSDESASTDICNYAVEILQAILRSVKCDNAYITAGNGWDLMKSPGRHHEGIMLLARTMSVCAAPHLIAIVEQLIPFLANIQESQRIAAVAFFAELLNHAVVLDLSLADTLVGSLLRSLIDTSPTIQGLAIRGLGNTATGAAQNIAKYSRKLLPVFVAVIHKYWKSNHLMAIEAMASIFKVLDSQQEHFEDSILIDVALTIEPLLENEHEKMRASAFKVLGKLVQFGSGERNPALAEHLHPTLISLLLHLSDESPEVVSACKSVLKLMGPVTESDNLSKIFQELSPEAATLDYEVYLSKVCRHISEDLPDRAICYILSCTAFFTNPRPEIRENAVTLIGFLMYHAAAGFALQFSADSACKKICALLSDPVRSVRIKATVAIRHLYMY